The following are encoded together in the Daucus carota subsp. sativus chromosome 5, DH1 v3.0, whole genome shotgun sequence genome:
- the LOC108223089 gene encoding ubiquitin C-terminal hydrolase 12 isoform X1 codes for MTMLTHQPLDQEDDEMLVPHQEVQVSPPVEGPLLVEGPQPMEVVSQTESTNAVDSQTVEEPQASRFTWMIENFSRLNTKKQYSDVFVVGGFKWRVLIFPKGNNVDHLSMYLDVADSSTLPYGWSRYAQFSLAVVNQIQPKYTLKKDTQHQFHARESDWGFTSFMSLSELYDPNKGFLVNDTCIIEADVAVRKVVDYWTYDSKKETGYVGLKNQGATCYMNSLLQTLYHIPYFRKAVYHMPTTENDMPSGSIPLALQSLFYKLQYNDTSVATKELTKSFGWDTYDSFMQHDVQELNRVLSEKLEDKMKGTVVEGTIQKLFEGHHMNYIECINVDFKSTRKESFYDLQLDVKGCRDVYASFDKYVEVERLEGDNKYHAEEHGLQDAKKGVLFIDFPPVLQLQLKRFEYDFMRDTMVKINDRYEFPLELDLDREDGKYLSPDADRSVRNLYTLHSVLVHSGGVHGGHYYAFIRPTLSDQWFKFDDERVTKEDMKRVLEEQYGGEEELPQTNPGFNNAPFKFTKYSNAYMLVYIRESDKEKIICDVDEKDIAEHLRIRLKKEQEEKEDKRKYKAQAHLYTIIKVARDEDLKEQIGKDIYFDLVDHDKVRSFRIQKQVQFASFKEEVAKEFGIPVQFQRFWLWAKRQNHTYRPNRPLTPQEEAQTVGQLREVSNKNHTAELKLFLEIQTGQDLHPLPPPDRSKEDILLFFKLYDPKKEELRYVGRLFVKSTGRPLEILSKLNEMAGFDANEEIELFEEVKFEPCVMCERLDKRASFRLSQIEDGDIICFQKYPQPQNEEECRYPDVPSYLEYVKNRQIVHFRSLEKPKEDDFCLELSKLHTYDDVVERVARKLRLEDPSKIRLTPHNCYSQQPKPHPIKYRVAEHLLDMLVHYNQISDILYYEVLDIPLPELQCLKTLKVAFHHATKDEVVIHNVRLPKQSTVGDVLNEIKTKVELSHANAELRLLEVFYHKIYKIFPLNEKIENINDQYWTLRAEEIPEEEKNLGPHDRLIHVYHFSKETAQNQMQVQNFGEPFFLVIHEGETLAEVKMRIQKKLQVSDEEFLKWKFAFLSLGRPEYLLDSDVVSSRFQRRDVYGAWEQYLGLEHPDNTPKRAFAANQNRHTYEKPVKIYN; via the exons ATGACTATGCTCACTCATCAACCGCTAGAT CAAGAAGATGATGAGATGCTGGTGCCACATCAGGAAGTTCAGGTGTCTCCGCCCGTGGAAGGGCCTTTGCTAGTGGAAGGACCGCAGCCGATGGAAG tAGTGTCACAAACAGAAAGCACAAACGCGGTTGACAGTCAAACAGTTGAGGAGCCACAGGCGTCTAGGTTTACGTGGATGATCGAGAATTTCTCGAGATTGAACACTAAGAAGCAGTATTCTGATGTTTTTGTCGTCGGTGGTTTTAAATG GcgtgtccttatttttcctaaGGGTAACAATGTGGACCACCTTTCTATGTACTTAGATGTCGCAGATTCATCGACATTGCCATATGGGTGGAGTAGATATGCACAGTTTAGTTTGGCTGTAGTTAATCAAATTCAACCTAAGTACACTCTAAAGAAAG ACACACAGCACCAGTTTCATGCAAGGGAAAGTGATTGGGGCTTCACATCCTTTATGTCACTTAGCGAGCTTTATGACCCAAATAAAGGTTTTCTTGTTAATGATACATGCATTATTGAAGCTGATGTTGCTGTACGCAAGGTCGTCGACTATTGGACATATGACTCGAAGAAAGAAACTGGTTATGTTGGTCTGAAAAACCAAGGAGCAACTTGTTACATGAATTCTTTACTTCAGACTTTGTACCATATACCTTACTTTAGGAAG GCTGTGTATCATATGCCGACGACAGAGAATGACATGCCCTCAGGAAGCATCCCTCTTGCGTTACAGAGTTTATTTTACAAACTTCAGTATAACGATACTAGTGTTGCAACAAAAGAATTAACTAAGTCTTTTGGATGGGACACATACGATTCTTTCATGCAGCATGATGTTCAAGAACTTAACAGAGTGTTAAGTGAAAAGCTTGAAGATAAGATGAAG GGAACTGTTGTGGAGGGAACCATACAGAAATTATTTGAAGGTCACCACATGAATTATATTGAATGCATCAATGTGGACTTCAAATCTACAAGAAAAGAATCATTCTACG ATCTACAGCTTGATGTTAAAGGATGTCGAGATGTTTATGCTTCCTTTGACAAGTATGTGGAGGTTGAACGTCTTGAGGGTGATAACAAGTATCATGCTGAAGAACATGGATTACAG GATGCTAAAAAGGGTGTcttatttatagactttcctCCTGTTCTACAACTTCAGTTAAAGCGCTTTGAATATGATTTCATGCGAGACACAATGGTGAAG ATAAATGATCGTTATGAATTTCCTTTAGAGCTTGATCTTGACAGGGAGGACGGAAAATATTTGTCACCAGATGCAGATAGGAGTGTCCGCAACCTTTATACTCTCCATAG TGTTTTGGTTCATAGTGGGGGAGTGCATGGAGGACACTACTATGCATTTATTAGACCAACACTCTCTGATCAATG GTTTAAGTTTGATGATGAAAGGGTTACAAAAGAAGATATGAAAAGAGTTCTGGAGGAACAATATGGCGGTGAGGAAGAG TTGCCCCAGACCAATCCTGGTTTCAATAATGCCCCATTTAAGTTTACAAAATACTCAAATGCATATATGCTTGTTTATATACGTGAAAGTGACAAGGAGAAAATAATTTGTGATGTGGATGAGAAAGATATTGCCGAGCACCTTAGG ATAAGGCTTAAGAAAGAACAAGAAGAGAAGGAGGATAAGAGAAAATATAAAGCCCAAGCACACCTGTACACTATAATTAAG GTTGCCCGTGATGAGGACCTAAAGGAACAGATCGGAAAGGATATCTATTTTGATCTTGTTGATCATGATAAAGTGCGAAGTTTTCGCATCCAAAAGCAGGTTCAATTTGCCTCATTCAAG GAGGAGGTTGCCAAAGAATTTGGTATCCCAGTTCAGTTTCAACGTTTCTGGCTCTGGGCAAAGCGGCAAAACCATACCTACCGTCCCAATCGACCTTTGACTCCGCAAGAAGAAGCCCAAACG GTTGGACAATTGAGGGAGGTTTCTAACAAGAACCACACTGCTGAGCTGAAGTTGTTTTTAGAAATTCAGACTGGGCAg GACTTGCATCCTTTACCACCGCCAGACAGAAGTAAAGAGGATATACTTCTTTTCTTCAAGCTTTATGATCCTAAGAAAGAAGAGCTTCG ATATGTCGGTAGACTTTTTGTAAAGAGTACCGGGAGGCCGCTTGAGATCTTATCAAAATTGAATGAGATGGCAGGATTTGATGCTAATGAGGAAATTGAACTATTTGAG GAGGTTAAATTTGAGCCTTGCGTGATGTGTGAACGACTTGACAAGAGAGCTTCATTTCGTTTGAGCCAg ATTGAAGATGGGGACATAATATGCTTCCAGAAATATCCACAGCCTCAAAATGAAGAGGAATGCAGATATCCAGATGTTCCCTCGTATTTGGAGTATGTTAAGAATCGTCAG ATTGTTCATTTTCGATCTCTTGAGAAGCCCAAGGAGGATGATTTTTGTCTAGAATT GTCCAAATTACATACCTATGACGATGTCGTTGAAAGAGTTGCAAGGAAGCTAAGACTGGAAGATCCTTCAAAGATCAGACTTACTCCGCACAACTGCTACTCCCAGCAACCTAAACCGCATCCAATAAAATATAGAGTAGCAGAACATCTGTTAGATATGCTGGTGCATTATAATCAG ATATCTGATATTCTGTACTATGAAGTGCTCGATATCCCTCTTCCAGAACTGCAGTGTCTCAAAACTCTAAAGGTTGCTTTCCATCATGCAACTAAAGATGAA GTGGTTATCCATAACGTCCGGCTGCCAAAACAGAGCACTGTAGGAGATGTGCTTAATGAAATTAAAACAAAG GTAGAATTATCTCATGCCAATGCGGAGCTTAGACTTCTTGAAGTGTTCTATCACAAGATTTACAAG ATTTTTCCTCTGAATGAGAAAATTGAGAACATAAATGACCAATACTGGACACTGAGAGCAGAGGAG ATACCTGAAGAAGAAAAGAACCTTGGTCCACATGATCGCCTGATACATGTTTACCACTTCTCAAAAGAGACTGCCCAGAATCAAATG CAAGTACAAAACTTCGGGGAGCCATTTTTCTTGGTCATCCATGAAGGTGAAACTTTAGCAGAAGTTAAAATGCGTATTCAAAAGAAATTGCAGGTTTCAGATGAGGAGTTTCTGAAG TGGAAATTTGCGTTCTTATCACTGGGAAGGCCAGAGTATTTGCTGGACTCGGATGTTGTATCTAGCCGTTTCCAG AGAAGGGACGTGTATGGTGCTTGGGAGCAATATCTTGGGTTGGAGCACCCTGACAATACTCCTAAAAGAGCTTTTGCTGCAAACCAG aacCGGCACACATATGAGAAGCCCGTTAAAATTTACAACTAA
- the LOC108222055 gene encoding U11/U12 small nuclear ribonucleoprotein 25 kDa protein translates to MGSSSDVEKVDENPYNSNVKRSKLNLTLAALLDDAILSDVPKKPSLSDVETLISFELGSAMRISVLKMDGTSFDVHVMNTATVKDLKLGIKKKVNECEQSEMGHRHISWKHVWGNFCLSYHNEKLLDDDVGLQDYGIRNNSQVHFIPYVMSRSSRRHSRRKKHRFFHGLNKRFTAQ, encoded by the exons ATGGGTTCATCATCAGATGTTGAAAAAGTGGATGAAAACCCGTACAACAGCAATGTAAAAAGGTCTAAACTGAATTTAACTCTCGCAGCACTCCTCGATGATGCCATTCTCTCCGACGTCCCAAAAAAGCCGTCTCTCTCTGACGTCGAAACCCTTATCAGTTTCGAACTCGGAAGTGCTATGCGCATATCCGTTCTTAAAATGGACGGGACCTCCTTCG ATGTTCATGTTATGAATACGGCTACAGTTAAGGATTTGAAGTtgggtattaaaaaaaaagttaatgaATGCGAACAATCCGAGATGGGTCATCGTCATATTTCTTG GAAGCATGTCTGGGGCAATTTTTGCCTTTCATATCATAATGAGAAACTACTTGATGACGATGTTGGTCTTCAAGATTATGGCATACGAAATAACTCTCAG GTGCATTTCATTCCATATGTCATGTCAAGGTCTTCTCGAAGGCATTCGAGAAGGAAAAAGCACCGCTTCTTCCATGGTCTCAACAAAAGATTCACGGCTCAGTAA
- the LOC108223089 gene encoding ubiquitin C-terminal hydrolase 12 isoform X2, with product MTMLTHQPLDQEDDEMLVPHQEVQVSPPVEGPLLVEGPQPMEVSQTESTNAVDSQTVEEPQASRFTWMIENFSRLNTKKQYSDVFVVGGFKWRVLIFPKGNNVDHLSMYLDVADSSTLPYGWSRYAQFSLAVVNQIQPKYTLKKDTQHQFHARESDWGFTSFMSLSELYDPNKGFLVNDTCIIEADVAVRKVVDYWTYDSKKETGYVGLKNQGATCYMNSLLQTLYHIPYFRKAVYHMPTTENDMPSGSIPLALQSLFYKLQYNDTSVATKELTKSFGWDTYDSFMQHDVQELNRVLSEKLEDKMKGTVVEGTIQKLFEGHHMNYIECINVDFKSTRKESFYDLQLDVKGCRDVYASFDKYVEVERLEGDNKYHAEEHGLQDAKKGVLFIDFPPVLQLQLKRFEYDFMRDTMVKINDRYEFPLELDLDREDGKYLSPDADRSVRNLYTLHSVLVHSGGVHGGHYYAFIRPTLSDQWFKFDDERVTKEDMKRVLEEQYGGEEELPQTNPGFNNAPFKFTKYSNAYMLVYIRESDKEKIICDVDEKDIAEHLRIRLKKEQEEKEDKRKYKAQAHLYTIIKVARDEDLKEQIGKDIYFDLVDHDKVRSFRIQKQVQFASFKEEVAKEFGIPVQFQRFWLWAKRQNHTYRPNRPLTPQEEAQTVGQLREVSNKNHTAELKLFLEIQTGQDLHPLPPPDRSKEDILLFFKLYDPKKEELRYVGRLFVKSTGRPLEILSKLNEMAGFDANEEIELFEEVKFEPCVMCERLDKRASFRLSQIEDGDIICFQKYPQPQNEEECRYPDVPSYLEYVKNRQIVHFRSLEKPKEDDFCLELSKLHTYDDVVERVARKLRLEDPSKIRLTPHNCYSQQPKPHPIKYRVAEHLLDMLVHYNQISDILYYEVLDIPLPELQCLKTLKVAFHHATKDEVVIHNVRLPKQSTVGDVLNEIKTKVELSHANAELRLLEVFYHKIYKIFPLNEKIENINDQYWTLRAEEIPEEEKNLGPHDRLIHVYHFSKETAQNQMQVQNFGEPFFLVIHEGETLAEVKMRIQKKLQVSDEEFLKWKFAFLSLGRPEYLLDSDVVSSRFQRRDVYGAWEQYLGLEHPDNTPKRAFAANQNRHTYEKPVKIYN from the exons ATGACTATGCTCACTCATCAACCGCTAGAT CAAGAAGATGATGAGATGCTGGTGCCACATCAGGAAGTTCAGGTGTCTCCGCCCGTGGAAGGGCCTTTGCTAGTGGAAGGACCGCAGCCGATGGAAG TGTCACAAACAGAAAGCACAAACGCGGTTGACAGTCAAACAGTTGAGGAGCCACAGGCGTCTAGGTTTACGTGGATGATCGAGAATTTCTCGAGATTGAACACTAAGAAGCAGTATTCTGATGTTTTTGTCGTCGGTGGTTTTAAATG GcgtgtccttatttttcctaaGGGTAACAATGTGGACCACCTTTCTATGTACTTAGATGTCGCAGATTCATCGACATTGCCATATGGGTGGAGTAGATATGCACAGTTTAGTTTGGCTGTAGTTAATCAAATTCAACCTAAGTACACTCTAAAGAAAG ACACACAGCACCAGTTTCATGCAAGGGAAAGTGATTGGGGCTTCACATCCTTTATGTCACTTAGCGAGCTTTATGACCCAAATAAAGGTTTTCTTGTTAATGATACATGCATTATTGAAGCTGATGTTGCTGTACGCAAGGTCGTCGACTATTGGACATATGACTCGAAGAAAGAAACTGGTTATGTTGGTCTGAAAAACCAAGGAGCAACTTGTTACATGAATTCTTTACTTCAGACTTTGTACCATATACCTTACTTTAGGAAG GCTGTGTATCATATGCCGACGACAGAGAATGACATGCCCTCAGGAAGCATCCCTCTTGCGTTACAGAGTTTATTTTACAAACTTCAGTATAACGATACTAGTGTTGCAACAAAAGAATTAACTAAGTCTTTTGGATGGGACACATACGATTCTTTCATGCAGCATGATGTTCAAGAACTTAACAGAGTGTTAAGTGAAAAGCTTGAAGATAAGATGAAG GGAACTGTTGTGGAGGGAACCATACAGAAATTATTTGAAGGTCACCACATGAATTATATTGAATGCATCAATGTGGACTTCAAATCTACAAGAAAAGAATCATTCTACG ATCTACAGCTTGATGTTAAAGGATGTCGAGATGTTTATGCTTCCTTTGACAAGTATGTGGAGGTTGAACGTCTTGAGGGTGATAACAAGTATCATGCTGAAGAACATGGATTACAG GATGCTAAAAAGGGTGTcttatttatagactttcctCCTGTTCTACAACTTCAGTTAAAGCGCTTTGAATATGATTTCATGCGAGACACAATGGTGAAG ATAAATGATCGTTATGAATTTCCTTTAGAGCTTGATCTTGACAGGGAGGACGGAAAATATTTGTCACCAGATGCAGATAGGAGTGTCCGCAACCTTTATACTCTCCATAG TGTTTTGGTTCATAGTGGGGGAGTGCATGGAGGACACTACTATGCATTTATTAGACCAACACTCTCTGATCAATG GTTTAAGTTTGATGATGAAAGGGTTACAAAAGAAGATATGAAAAGAGTTCTGGAGGAACAATATGGCGGTGAGGAAGAG TTGCCCCAGACCAATCCTGGTTTCAATAATGCCCCATTTAAGTTTACAAAATACTCAAATGCATATATGCTTGTTTATATACGTGAAAGTGACAAGGAGAAAATAATTTGTGATGTGGATGAGAAAGATATTGCCGAGCACCTTAGG ATAAGGCTTAAGAAAGAACAAGAAGAGAAGGAGGATAAGAGAAAATATAAAGCCCAAGCACACCTGTACACTATAATTAAG GTTGCCCGTGATGAGGACCTAAAGGAACAGATCGGAAAGGATATCTATTTTGATCTTGTTGATCATGATAAAGTGCGAAGTTTTCGCATCCAAAAGCAGGTTCAATTTGCCTCATTCAAG GAGGAGGTTGCCAAAGAATTTGGTATCCCAGTTCAGTTTCAACGTTTCTGGCTCTGGGCAAAGCGGCAAAACCATACCTACCGTCCCAATCGACCTTTGACTCCGCAAGAAGAAGCCCAAACG GTTGGACAATTGAGGGAGGTTTCTAACAAGAACCACACTGCTGAGCTGAAGTTGTTTTTAGAAATTCAGACTGGGCAg GACTTGCATCCTTTACCACCGCCAGACAGAAGTAAAGAGGATATACTTCTTTTCTTCAAGCTTTATGATCCTAAGAAAGAAGAGCTTCG ATATGTCGGTAGACTTTTTGTAAAGAGTACCGGGAGGCCGCTTGAGATCTTATCAAAATTGAATGAGATGGCAGGATTTGATGCTAATGAGGAAATTGAACTATTTGAG GAGGTTAAATTTGAGCCTTGCGTGATGTGTGAACGACTTGACAAGAGAGCTTCATTTCGTTTGAGCCAg ATTGAAGATGGGGACATAATATGCTTCCAGAAATATCCACAGCCTCAAAATGAAGAGGAATGCAGATATCCAGATGTTCCCTCGTATTTGGAGTATGTTAAGAATCGTCAG ATTGTTCATTTTCGATCTCTTGAGAAGCCCAAGGAGGATGATTTTTGTCTAGAATT GTCCAAATTACATACCTATGACGATGTCGTTGAAAGAGTTGCAAGGAAGCTAAGACTGGAAGATCCTTCAAAGATCAGACTTACTCCGCACAACTGCTACTCCCAGCAACCTAAACCGCATCCAATAAAATATAGAGTAGCAGAACATCTGTTAGATATGCTGGTGCATTATAATCAG ATATCTGATATTCTGTACTATGAAGTGCTCGATATCCCTCTTCCAGAACTGCAGTGTCTCAAAACTCTAAAGGTTGCTTTCCATCATGCAACTAAAGATGAA GTGGTTATCCATAACGTCCGGCTGCCAAAACAGAGCACTGTAGGAGATGTGCTTAATGAAATTAAAACAAAG GTAGAATTATCTCATGCCAATGCGGAGCTTAGACTTCTTGAAGTGTTCTATCACAAGATTTACAAG ATTTTTCCTCTGAATGAGAAAATTGAGAACATAAATGACCAATACTGGACACTGAGAGCAGAGGAG ATACCTGAAGAAGAAAAGAACCTTGGTCCACATGATCGCCTGATACATGTTTACCACTTCTCAAAAGAGACTGCCCAGAATCAAATG CAAGTACAAAACTTCGGGGAGCCATTTTTCTTGGTCATCCATGAAGGTGAAACTTTAGCAGAAGTTAAAATGCGTATTCAAAAGAAATTGCAGGTTTCAGATGAGGAGTTTCTGAAG TGGAAATTTGCGTTCTTATCACTGGGAAGGCCAGAGTATTTGCTGGACTCGGATGTTGTATCTAGCCGTTTCCAG AGAAGGGACGTGTATGGTGCTTGGGAGCAATATCTTGGGTTGGAGCACCCTGACAATACTCCTAAAAGAGCTTTTGCTGCAAACCAG aacCGGCACACATATGAGAAGCCCGTTAAAATTTACAACTAA